In the Gossypium arboreum isolate Shixiya-1 chromosome 10, ASM2569848v2, whole genome shotgun sequence genome, one interval contains:
- the LOC108465392 gene encoding uncharacterized protein LOC108465392 has protein sequence MEENFDHEREGPGACVGIPLTWRGRRRTLRGDNVGRACGIGGAEVIGCGTKARLGFFWLKVLSFIMSNLTKLKFVALDITGNNYLSWVLDAEIHLDAKGLGETIKEGNKESTQDKAKAMIFLRHHLHEGLKTEYLTVKDPQILWANLKERYDHQKTVILPKARYEWLNLRLQDFKSVSDYNSAMFRITSQLNLCGEKIVDAEMLEKTYSTFHANNVVLQTQYREKGFQKYSELISCLLVAEQNNELLMKNHELCPTGSAPFPEANVSLHNGQELKETHHANSSVRGCGRGRGRGRGHRYGYGRGGRFKNSHSYQKWDRKNGNREEKEKGENVTNVCYRCGGKGHWSHVCRTQKHLVDLYQQSIK, from the exons ATGGAGGAGAACTTCGACCATGAACGGGAAGGGCCAG GTGCATGTGTAGGCATACCACTGACGTGGCGTGGTAGAAGGCGTACGTTGCGGGGCGACAACGTGGGACGGGCGTGCGGCATTGGAGGAGCCGAGGTTATTGGCTGCGGCACAAAGGCAAGGCTAGGGTTTTTTTGGCTGAAAGTGTTAAG TTTTATAATGTCAAATCTTACAAAACTCAAATTTGTGGCTCTGGACATCACTGGAAATAACTATTTATCATGGGTACTAGATGCTGAAATTCACTTAGATGCAAAGGGTCTTGGTGAGACTATTAAGGAGGGAAATAAAGAAAGTACACAAGATAAGGCCAAGGCTATGATTTTCCTTCGCCATCACCTCCATGAAGGTCTAAAGACCGAATATTTGACTGTTAAGGACCCTCAAATTCTTTGGGCCAATCTAAAGGAAAGATATGACCACCAGAAAACTGTGATTTTGCCTAAAGCTCGTTATGAGTGGCTGAATTTAAGATTGCAAGACTTTAAGTCTGTTAGTGATTATAACTCGGCCATGTTCAGAATCACTTCACAATTGAATTTATGTGGAGAGAAGATTGTTGATGCAGAAATGTTAGAAAAAACATACTCAACTTTCCATGCAAATAATGTTGTCCTGCAGACACAATATCGTGAAAAAGGCTTCCAGAAATACTCTGAATTAATTTCTTGTCTCCTAGTGGCGGAGCAAAACAACGAGCTGCTAATGAAAAACCATGAATTATGCCCAACTGGCTCTGCTCCATTTCCTGAAGCGAATGTGAGTTTACACAATGGGCAAGAATTAAAAGAAACACACCATGCAAATAGTAGTGTGCGTGGCTGTGGTCGTGGCCGAGGGCGTGGCCGCGGACATAGATATGGATATGGTCGAGGTGGTCGTTttaaaaattcacattcctaccaGAAGTGGGATCGAAAAAATGGTAACagggaagagaaagaaaaaggtgaAAATGTGACTAATGTATGCTATCGTTGTGGAGGAAAAGGACATTGGTCTCATGTGTGTCGCACGCAAAAGCATCTAGTTGATCTTTATCAGCAGTCCATAAAATAG